The following are encoded in a window of Nomia melanderi isolate GNS246 chromosome 6, iyNomMela1, whole genome shotgun sequence genomic DNA:
- the LOC116427961 gene encoding uncharacterized protein LOC116427961 isoform X28, whose amino-acid sequence MADNKEEISELVEKRAGAASEETNQRSSSAHNRHSLTKGRDSSGSAKDVDRAKLVRERQNEERQRKLEELRQQALAAQRFREQREEERRRRIDELRSRDNDRFVRNQVEERKRLICEAERERREAILRKNQEREARIEAKKRNERSHIVFAFGSSTPRMLEPADTGGSTFWGTRRATSTTNVMMFSAAQPLTRRSSERELDGSKKRATSAGGLDRKLGEDMKMSSSMYEVFNWNSSPDPPLTPAKHKRASLSLPPTTDIFAIDDKSDSDTRRPMIQRAASGEESDGTPGTPSSVYLRVNRRRTDLMPTIPSPRDGPPSSGRSSSAKAFTRSPGRTYSMSRLDQLAQPRKRPTELSTLTEQQSQPLSASSMSRSMSHLAASGGKSLKRSDNSRSMGTLPGAVPMPRPTKAEKLRRKAREHQIQQQQGIRSGEVTPNSPSRPHSSMSQQSASSVGSSNVNLRPRTTAPRRPRPASIAGTGVSVTERHNLSGDAKLTKDSKPPLPKVHNTPKKPSTPKMTEIKKPTEKLAKNAKASPRITPKATPLQSPGIEHEPFIRESTGEIIKNEGKEEIKSDDKQHEEKKDQGTEKSQQEISAAEQGIEEAKKSAIVEQPNPAPVTKQVKEESNLGQENQAAVPSQETPKKKEDKQEKKPPAETEAKQENIIEEQVDMSASMIAKIRITTEEEAKAAIAERRRLAREQAEREAELERQRLEEEARLEAERLRAEEEEQRRLEEESLRLANEAREAEEQRLRLAIEEAKRREEEDRRRKEEEARQKQEKEEAERKAREEAERQRIEMAERLKKEEEERLARRKRVEAIMLRTRGKNQSNTPTKGEGGDGDKLKEDNSPNDENKPAPGNKGEDVMTASLISEATQQFISGEQRAHHTENSTKTDIVHNGTHSNGINESKIVLDNNQGNVEGELNGHHTNHGNGINNQSITLDNATVKQNNVTNNLLDLTEFDSLSNSSSGPILQLTSNLANEDTLNSNLNPAAIPFTPMANTYMPTAANANVNPFQDSFINNKPQDNSQVPDLLS is encoded by the exons CTGGAGCCGCTTCTGAGGAAACTAACCAAAGGTCCAGTTCTGCACACAATCGCCACTCTCTCACGAAGG GACGGGACTCGTCGGGAAGCGCGAAAGACGTGGACAGGGCGAAGCTCGTCCGCGAGAGACAGAACGAAGAGCGACAGCGGAAGTTGGAAGAGCTGAGACAGCAGGCCCTCGCCGCGCAGCGTTTCCGAGAGCAGCGGGAGGAGGAACGCCGGAGGCGCATCGACGAACTCAGATCGCGTGACAACGACAGGTTTGT ACGAAACCAAGTGGAAGAAAGAAAACGTTTGATATGCGAggcggagagggagagaaggGAGGCGATCCTCCGGAAGAACCAGGAGCGAGAGGCGCGCATAGAGGCGAAGAAGAGGAACGAGAGGTCGCACATCGTGTTCGCGTTCGGAAGCTCCACGCCGAGGATGCTGGAGCCTGCCGACACCGGTGGCTCCACTTTCTGGGGAACGCGTAGAGCAACGTCCACCACGAACGTGATGATGTTTTCGGCCGCTCAGCCGTTGACGAGGAGGTCCTCCGAAAGGGAGCTCGACGGCAGCAAGAAACGAGCCACTTCCGCCGGCGGTCTAGACCGGAAGCTCGGCGAAG ATATGAAAATGTCCTCGTCCATGTACGAGGTGTTCAATTGGAATTCTAGCCCCGATCCTCCCTTAACCCCCGCCAAACATAAGAGAGCCAGCCTCTCTCTGCCTCCTACAACTGACATCTTTGCCATCGATGATAAGTCTGATAGCGACACTAGGCGTCCGATGATTCAGCGGGCTGCCAGTG GTGAAGAGAGCGACGGGACACCGGGAACACCTAGCTCGGTTTACCTGCGCGTGAACAGGAGGCGCACCGATCTGATGCCGACGATACCGTCGCCGCGCGATGGCCCGCCGTCGTCGGGACGCAGCTCCAGCGCGAAGGCCTTCACACGCTCGCCAGGTAGGACTTACTCCATGTCCAGGCTGGACCAGCTCGCGCAGCCTAGGAAACGTCCGACAGAACTTAGCACACTGACGGAACAGCAAAGCCAGCCTCTGAGCGCTTCTAGCATGAGTCGCAGCATGTCACACTTAGCTGCGTCCGGCGGCAAGAGCCTAAAACGCTCAGATAACTCACGTAGCATGGGCACGCTGCCGGGCGCAGTCCCGATGCCGAGACCAACGAAGGCCGAGAAACTCCGTCGCAAAGCACGCGAGCATCAGATCCAACAGCAGCAAG GCATCCGCAGCGGGGAGGTGACACCGAACAGCCCATCACGACCGCACAGCTCCATGAGCCAGCAAAGCGCCAGCAGCGTGGGCAGCAGTAACGTCAATCTGCGTCCCCGTACAACTGCCCCGCGTCGGCCGCGACCTGCTTCTATTGCCGGTACCGGTGTTTCGGTCACAGAACGACACA ATCTGTCCGGCGATGCGAAACTGACAAAGGATTCAAAGCCGCCACTGCCAAAGGTCCACAACACTCCAAAGAAACCTTCCACGCCGAAGATGACCGAGATCAAGAAGCCCACGGAAAAGCTCGCGAAGAACGCGAAAGCGTCCCCGCGGATAACCCCGAAAGCGACGCCGCTCCAGAGCCCGGGGATCGAGCATGAGCCGTTCATTCGAGAGAGCACAGGGGAGATAATCAAGAACGAGGGGAAGGAAGAAATAAAGTCGGATGATAAGCAGCACGAGGAGAAGAAAGACCAGGGCACGGAAAAGTCGCAG CAGGAGATCAGCGCAGCGGAACAAGGTATCGAAGAAGCGAAGAAGTCGGCCATCGTTGAACAGCCCAATCCTGCACCGGTGACAAAACAAGTGAAAGAAGAGAGCAATTTGGGTCAGGAGAATCAAGCAGCCGTACCGTCACAAGAGACACCCAAGAAGAAAGAGGACAAGCAAGAGAAGAAGCCTCCAGCGGAAACTgaagcgaaacaagaaaacattATTGAAGAACAGGTCGACATGTCTG CCTCGATGATAGCGAAGATCAGAATTACCACAGAGGAGGAGGCCAAAGCAGCTATCGCGGAACGTAGAAGATTGGCCAGAGAGCAAGCAGAACGGGAAGCCGAACTCGAACGTCAACGTCTG GAGGAGGAAGCACGTTTGGAAGCCGAGAGACTACGCGCCGAAGAGGAAGAGCAACGGCGTTTGGAAGAGGAATCGCTCCGTTTGGCCAACGAAGCTCGAGAAGCCGAAGAACAGAGACTGAGACTGGCTATCGAGGAGGCGAAACGTCGCGAGGAGGAGGACaggagaagaaaagaagaagaggcTCGTCAGAAACAGGAGAAAGAAGAGGCTGAACGGAAAGCGAGGGAAGAAGCCGAAAG ACAGCGGATCGAAATGGCTGAACGTCTcaaaaaggaagaagaggaaagacTCGCCAGACGTAAGCGCGTCGAGGCAATCATGCTTAGAACTCGGGGGAAAAATCAGAGCAACACACCCACCAAG GGCGAAGGTGGTGACGGCGACAAGTTGAAAGAAGACAACAGCCCGAACGATGAGAACAAACCAGCACCAGGTAACAAAGGGGAAGACGTGATGACAGCCAGCCTGATATCCGAGGCGACTCAGCAATTCATTAGCGGTGAACAGCGGGCTCATCACACGGAGAACAGCACGAAAACGGATATTGTGCATAACGGCACGCATAGTAACGGCATTAATGAAAGTAAAATTGTATTGGATAATAATCAGGGTAACGTGGAGGGAGAACTGAACGGTCATCATACGAATCACGGAAACGGTATCAACAATCAATCGATTACACTGGATAATGCCACCGt CAAACAAAACAACGTGACCAACAACCTGTTAGACCTAACGGAATTCGACTCTCTCAGTAATAGCAGTAGTGGCCCAATACTCCAACTGACCAGCAatctggccaatgaagacacCCTCAACTCGAACCTAAACCCAGCAGCTATACCCTTCACTCCAATGGCCAACACATACATGCCCACTGCTGCTAATGCCAATGTAAATCCGTTCCAGGATTCTTTTATAAACAACAAACCGCAAGATAATAGTCAAGTACCAG ATCTTTTATCATAA
- the LOC116427961 gene encoding uncharacterized protein LOC116427961 isoform X25 has protein sequence MADNKEEISELVEKRAGAASEETNQRSSSAHNRHSLTKEQTMHWFAQIGGDEAAPDSSGRDSSGSAKDVDRAKLVRERQNEERQRKLEELRQQALAAQRFREQREEERRRRIDELRSRDNDRFVRNQVEERKRLICEAERERREAILRKNQEREARIEAKKRNERSHIVFAFGSSTPRMLEPADTGGSTFWGTRRATSTTNVMMFSAAQPLTRRSSERELDGSKKRATSAGGLDRKLGEDMKMSSSMYEVFNWNSSPDPPLTPAKHKRASLSLPPTTDIFAIDDKSDSDTRRPMIQRAASGEESDGTPGTPSSVYLRVNRRRTDLMPTIPSPRDGPPSSGRSSSAKAFTRSPGRTYSMSRLDQLAQPRKRPTELSTLTEQQSQPLSASSMSRSMSHLAASGGKSLKRSDNSRSMGTLPGAVPMPRPTKAEKLRRKAREHQIQQQQGIRSGEVTPNSPSRPHSSMSQQSASSVGSSNVNLRPRTTAPRRPRPASIAGTGVSVTERHNLSGDAKLTKDSKPPLPKVHNTPKKPSTPKMTEIKKPTEKLAKNAKASPRITPKATPLQSPGIEHEPFIRESTGEIIKNEGKEEIKSDDKQHEEKKDQGTEKSQQEISAAEQGIEEAKKSAIVEQPNPAPVTKQVKEESNLGQENQAAVPSQETPKKKEDKQEKKPPAETEAKQENIIEEQVDMSASMIAKIRITTEEEAKAAIAERRRLAREQAEREAELERQRLEEEARLEAERLRAEEEEQRRLEEESLRLANEAREAEEQRLRLAIEEAKRREEEDRRRKEEEARQKQEKEEAERKAREEAERQRIEMAERLKKEEEERLARRKRVEAIMLRTRGKNQSNTPTKGEGGDGDKLKEDNSPNDENKPAPGNKGEDVMTASLISEATQQFISGEQRAHHTENSTKTDIVHNGTHSNGINESKIVLDNNQGNVEGELNGHHTNHGNGINNQSITLDNATVKQNNVTNNLLDLTEFDSLSNSSSGPILQLTSNLANEDTLNSNLNPAAIPFTPMANTYMPTAANANVNPFQDSFINNKPQDNSQVPDLLS, from the exons CTGGAGCCGCTTCTGAGGAAACTAACCAAAGGTCCAGTTCTGCACACAATCGCCACTCTCTCACGAAGG AGCAAACGATGCACTGGTTCGCCCAAATCGGAGGTGACGAGGCCGCTCCCGACTCGTCAG GACGGGACTCGTCGGGAAGCGCGAAAGACGTGGACAGGGCGAAGCTCGTCCGCGAGAGACAGAACGAAGAGCGACAGCGGAAGTTGGAAGAGCTGAGACAGCAGGCCCTCGCCGCGCAGCGTTTCCGAGAGCAGCGGGAGGAGGAACGCCGGAGGCGCATCGACGAACTCAGATCGCGTGACAACGACAGGTTTGT ACGAAACCAAGTGGAAGAAAGAAAACGTTTGATATGCGAggcggagagggagagaaggGAGGCGATCCTCCGGAAGAACCAGGAGCGAGAGGCGCGCATAGAGGCGAAGAAGAGGAACGAGAGGTCGCACATCGTGTTCGCGTTCGGAAGCTCCACGCCGAGGATGCTGGAGCCTGCCGACACCGGTGGCTCCACTTTCTGGGGAACGCGTAGAGCAACGTCCACCACGAACGTGATGATGTTTTCGGCCGCTCAGCCGTTGACGAGGAGGTCCTCCGAAAGGGAGCTCGACGGCAGCAAGAAACGAGCCACTTCCGCCGGCGGTCTAGACCGGAAGCTCGGCGAAG ATATGAAAATGTCCTCGTCCATGTACGAGGTGTTCAATTGGAATTCTAGCCCCGATCCTCCCTTAACCCCCGCCAAACATAAGAGAGCCAGCCTCTCTCTGCCTCCTACAACTGACATCTTTGCCATCGATGATAAGTCTGATAGCGACACTAGGCGTCCGATGATTCAGCGGGCTGCCAGTG GTGAAGAGAGCGACGGGACACCGGGAACACCTAGCTCGGTTTACCTGCGCGTGAACAGGAGGCGCACCGATCTGATGCCGACGATACCGTCGCCGCGCGATGGCCCGCCGTCGTCGGGACGCAGCTCCAGCGCGAAGGCCTTCACACGCTCGCCAGGTAGGACTTACTCCATGTCCAGGCTGGACCAGCTCGCGCAGCCTAGGAAACGTCCGACAGAACTTAGCACACTGACGGAACAGCAAAGCCAGCCTCTGAGCGCTTCTAGCATGAGTCGCAGCATGTCACACTTAGCTGCGTCCGGCGGCAAGAGCCTAAAACGCTCAGATAACTCACGTAGCATGGGCACGCTGCCGGGCGCAGTCCCGATGCCGAGACCAACGAAGGCCGAGAAACTCCGTCGCAAAGCACGCGAGCATCAGATCCAACAGCAGCAAG GCATCCGCAGCGGGGAGGTGACACCGAACAGCCCATCACGACCGCACAGCTCCATGAGCCAGCAAAGCGCCAGCAGCGTGGGCAGCAGTAACGTCAATCTGCGTCCCCGTACAACTGCCCCGCGTCGGCCGCGACCTGCTTCTATTGCCGGTACCGGTGTTTCGGTCACAGAACGACACA ATCTGTCCGGCGATGCGAAACTGACAAAGGATTCAAAGCCGCCACTGCCAAAGGTCCACAACACTCCAAAGAAACCTTCCACGCCGAAGATGACCGAGATCAAGAAGCCCACGGAAAAGCTCGCGAAGAACGCGAAAGCGTCCCCGCGGATAACCCCGAAAGCGACGCCGCTCCAGAGCCCGGGGATCGAGCATGAGCCGTTCATTCGAGAGAGCACAGGGGAGATAATCAAGAACGAGGGGAAGGAAGAAATAAAGTCGGATGATAAGCAGCACGAGGAGAAGAAAGACCAGGGCACGGAAAAGTCGCAG CAGGAGATCAGCGCAGCGGAACAAGGTATCGAAGAAGCGAAGAAGTCGGCCATCGTTGAACAGCCCAATCCTGCACCGGTGACAAAACAAGTGAAAGAAGAGAGCAATTTGGGTCAGGAGAATCAAGCAGCCGTACCGTCACAAGAGACACCCAAGAAGAAAGAGGACAAGCAAGAGAAGAAGCCTCCAGCGGAAACTgaagcgaaacaagaaaacattATTGAAGAACAGGTCGACATGTCTG CCTCGATGATAGCGAAGATCAGAATTACCACAGAGGAGGAGGCCAAAGCAGCTATCGCGGAACGTAGAAGATTGGCCAGAGAGCAAGCAGAACGGGAAGCCGAACTCGAACGTCAACGTCTG GAGGAGGAAGCACGTTTGGAAGCCGAGAGACTACGCGCCGAAGAGGAAGAGCAACGGCGTTTGGAAGAGGAATCGCTCCGTTTGGCCAACGAAGCTCGAGAAGCCGAAGAACAGAGACTGAGACTGGCTATCGAGGAGGCGAAACGTCGCGAGGAGGAGGACaggagaagaaaagaagaagaggcTCGTCAGAAACAGGAGAAAGAAGAGGCTGAACGGAAAGCGAGGGAAGAAGCCGAAAG ACAGCGGATCGAAATGGCTGAACGTCTcaaaaaggaagaagaggaaagacTCGCCAGACGTAAGCGCGTCGAGGCAATCATGCTTAGAACTCGGGGGAAAAATCAGAGCAACACACCCACCAAG GGCGAAGGTGGTGACGGCGACAAGTTGAAAGAAGACAACAGCCCGAACGATGAGAACAAACCAGCACCAGGTAACAAAGGGGAAGACGTGATGACAGCCAGCCTGATATCCGAGGCGACTCAGCAATTCATTAGCGGTGAACAGCGGGCTCATCACACGGAGAACAGCACGAAAACGGATATTGTGCATAACGGCACGCATAGTAACGGCATTAATGAAAGTAAAATTGTATTGGATAATAATCAGGGTAACGTGGAGGGAGAACTGAACGGTCATCATACGAATCACGGAAACGGTATCAACAATCAATCGATTACACTGGATAATGCCACCGt CAAACAAAACAACGTGACCAACAACCTGTTAGACCTAACGGAATTCGACTCTCTCAGTAATAGCAGTAGTGGCCCAATACTCCAACTGACCAGCAatctggccaatgaagacacCCTCAACTCGAACCTAAACCCAGCAGCTATACCCTTCACTCCAATGGCCAACACATACATGCCCACTGCTGCTAATGCCAATGTAAATCCGTTCCAGGATTCTTTTATAAACAACAAACCGCAAGATAATAGTCAAGTACCAG ATCTTTTATCATAA
- the LOC116427961 gene encoding uncharacterized protein LOC116427961 isoform X10 — translation MGAGDMNREIPSSTLATLRGILVSSLSRENLGPHDLPIQENGRHRPLRKVHFHEAGAASEETNQRSSSAHNRHSLTKEQTMHWFAQIGGDEAAPDSSDVKRRRSLYDEDSLDGEPHSESEGRDSSGSAKDVDRAKLVRERQNEERQRKLEELRQQALAAQRFREQREEERRRRIDELRSRDNDRFVRNQVEERKRLICEAERERREAILRKNQEREARIEAKKRNERSHIVFAFGSSTPRMLEPADTGGSTFWGTRRATSTTNVMMFSAAQPLTRRSSERELDGSKKRATSAGGLDRKLGEDMKMSSSMYEVFNWNSSPDPPLTPAKHKRASLSLPPTTDIFAIDDKSDSDTRRPMIQRAASGEESDGTPGTPSSVYLRVNRRRTDLMPTIPSPRDGPPSSGRSSSAKAFTRSPGRTYSMSRLDQLAQPRKRPTELSTLTEQQSQPLSASSMSRSMSHLAASGGKSLKRSDNSRSMGTLPGAVPMPRPTKAEKLRRKAREHQIQQQQGIRSGEVTPNSPSRPHSSMSQQSASSVGSSNVNLRPRTTAPRRPRPASIAGTGVSVTERHNLSGDAKLTKDSKPPLPKVHNTPKKPSTPKMTEIKKPTEKLAKNAKASPRITPKATPLQSPGIEHEPFIRESTGEIIKNEGKEEIKSDDKQHEEKKDQGTEKSQQEISAAEQGIEEAKKSAIVEQPNPAPVTKQVKEESNLGQENQAAVPSQETPKKKEDKQEKKPPAETEAKQENIIEEQVDMSASMIAKIRITTEEEAKAAIAERRRLAREQAEREAELERQRLEEEARLEAERLRAEEEEQRRLEEESLRLANEAREAEEQRLRLAIEEAKRREEEDRRRKEEEARQKQEKEEAERKAREEAERQRIEMAERLKKEEEERLARRKRVEAIMLRTRGKNQSNTPTKGEGGDGDKLKEDNSPNDENKPAPGNKGEDVMTASLISEATQQFISGEQRAHHTENSTKTDIVHNGTHSNGINESKIVLDNNQGNVEGELNGHHTNHGNGINNQSITLDNATVKQNNVTNNLLDLTEFDSLSNSSSGPILQLTSNLANEDTLNSNLNPAAIPFTPMANTYMPTAANANVNPFQDSFINNKPQDNSQVPDLLS, via the exons CTGGAGCCGCTTCTGAGGAAACTAACCAAAGGTCCAGTTCTGCACACAATCGCCACTCTCTCACGAAGG AGCAAACGATGCACTGGTTCGCCCAAATCGGAGGTGACGAGGCCGCTCCCGACTCGTCAG ATGTGAAGCGACGACGAAGTCTCTACGACGAGGACTCCCTCGACGGCGAGCCGCATAGCGAGAGCGAAG GACGGGACTCGTCGGGAAGCGCGAAAGACGTGGACAGGGCGAAGCTCGTCCGCGAGAGACAGAACGAAGAGCGACAGCGGAAGTTGGAAGAGCTGAGACAGCAGGCCCTCGCCGCGCAGCGTTTCCGAGAGCAGCGGGAGGAGGAACGCCGGAGGCGCATCGACGAACTCAGATCGCGTGACAACGACAGGTTTGT ACGAAACCAAGTGGAAGAAAGAAAACGTTTGATATGCGAggcggagagggagagaaggGAGGCGATCCTCCGGAAGAACCAGGAGCGAGAGGCGCGCATAGAGGCGAAGAAGAGGAACGAGAGGTCGCACATCGTGTTCGCGTTCGGAAGCTCCACGCCGAGGATGCTGGAGCCTGCCGACACCGGTGGCTCCACTTTCTGGGGAACGCGTAGAGCAACGTCCACCACGAACGTGATGATGTTTTCGGCCGCTCAGCCGTTGACGAGGAGGTCCTCCGAAAGGGAGCTCGACGGCAGCAAGAAACGAGCCACTTCCGCCGGCGGTCTAGACCGGAAGCTCGGCGAAG ATATGAAAATGTCCTCGTCCATGTACGAGGTGTTCAATTGGAATTCTAGCCCCGATCCTCCCTTAACCCCCGCCAAACATAAGAGAGCCAGCCTCTCTCTGCCTCCTACAACTGACATCTTTGCCATCGATGATAAGTCTGATAGCGACACTAGGCGTCCGATGATTCAGCGGGCTGCCAGTG GTGAAGAGAGCGACGGGACACCGGGAACACCTAGCTCGGTTTACCTGCGCGTGAACAGGAGGCGCACCGATCTGATGCCGACGATACCGTCGCCGCGCGATGGCCCGCCGTCGTCGGGACGCAGCTCCAGCGCGAAGGCCTTCACACGCTCGCCAGGTAGGACTTACTCCATGTCCAGGCTGGACCAGCTCGCGCAGCCTAGGAAACGTCCGACAGAACTTAGCACACTGACGGAACAGCAAAGCCAGCCTCTGAGCGCTTCTAGCATGAGTCGCAGCATGTCACACTTAGCTGCGTCCGGCGGCAAGAGCCTAAAACGCTCAGATAACTCACGTAGCATGGGCACGCTGCCGGGCGCAGTCCCGATGCCGAGACCAACGAAGGCCGAGAAACTCCGTCGCAAAGCACGCGAGCATCAGATCCAACAGCAGCAAG GCATCCGCAGCGGGGAGGTGACACCGAACAGCCCATCACGACCGCACAGCTCCATGAGCCAGCAAAGCGCCAGCAGCGTGGGCAGCAGTAACGTCAATCTGCGTCCCCGTACAACTGCCCCGCGTCGGCCGCGACCTGCTTCTATTGCCGGTACCGGTGTTTCGGTCACAGAACGACACA ATCTGTCCGGCGATGCGAAACTGACAAAGGATTCAAAGCCGCCACTGCCAAAGGTCCACAACACTCCAAAGAAACCTTCCACGCCGAAGATGACCGAGATCAAGAAGCCCACGGAAAAGCTCGCGAAGAACGCGAAAGCGTCCCCGCGGATAACCCCGAAAGCGACGCCGCTCCAGAGCCCGGGGATCGAGCATGAGCCGTTCATTCGAGAGAGCACAGGGGAGATAATCAAGAACGAGGGGAAGGAAGAAATAAAGTCGGATGATAAGCAGCACGAGGAGAAGAAAGACCAGGGCACGGAAAAGTCGCAG CAGGAGATCAGCGCAGCGGAACAAGGTATCGAAGAAGCGAAGAAGTCGGCCATCGTTGAACAGCCCAATCCTGCACCGGTGACAAAACAAGTGAAAGAAGAGAGCAATTTGGGTCAGGAGAATCAAGCAGCCGTACCGTCACAAGAGACACCCAAGAAGAAAGAGGACAAGCAAGAGAAGAAGCCTCCAGCGGAAACTgaagcgaaacaagaaaacattATTGAAGAACAGGTCGACATGTCTG CCTCGATGATAGCGAAGATCAGAATTACCACAGAGGAGGAGGCCAAAGCAGCTATCGCGGAACGTAGAAGATTGGCCAGAGAGCAAGCAGAACGGGAAGCCGAACTCGAACGTCAACGTCTG GAGGAGGAAGCACGTTTGGAAGCCGAGAGACTACGCGCCGAAGAGGAAGAGCAACGGCGTTTGGAAGAGGAATCGCTCCGTTTGGCCAACGAAGCTCGAGAAGCCGAAGAACAGAGACTGAGACTGGCTATCGAGGAGGCGAAACGTCGCGAGGAGGAGGACaggagaagaaaagaagaagaggcTCGTCAGAAACAGGAGAAAGAAGAGGCTGAACGGAAAGCGAGGGAAGAAGCCGAAAG ACAGCGGATCGAAATGGCTGAACGTCTcaaaaaggaagaagaggaaagacTCGCCAGACGTAAGCGCGTCGAGGCAATCATGCTTAGAACTCGGGGGAAAAATCAGAGCAACACACCCACCAAG GGCGAAGGTGGTGACGGCGACAAGTTGAAAGAAGACAACAGCCCGAACGATGAGAACAAACCAGCACCAGGTAACAAAGGGGAAGACGTGATGACAGCCAGCCTGATATCCGAGGCGACTCAGCAATTCATTAGCGGTGAACAGCGGGCTCATCACACGGAGAACAGCACGAAAACGGATATTGTGCATAACGGCACGCATAGTAACGGCATTAATGAAAGTAAAATTGTATTGGATAATAATCAGGGTAACGTGGAGGGAGAACTGAACGGTCATCATACGAATCACGGAAACGGTATCAACAATCAATCGATTACACTGGATAATGCCACCGt CAAACAAAACAACGTGACCAACAACCTGTTAGACCTAACGGAATTCGACTCTCTCAGTAATAGCAGTAGTGGCCCAATACTCCAACTGACCAGCAatctggccaatgaagacacCCTCAACTCGAACCTAAACCCAGCAGCTATACCCTTCACTCCAATGGCCAACACATACATGCCCACTGCTGCTAATGCCAATGTAAATCCGTTCCAGGATTCTTTTATAAACAACAAACCGCAAGATAATAGTCAAGTACCAG ATCTTTTATCATAA